A genomic stretch from Neomonachus schauinslandi chromosome 16, ASM220157v2, whole genome shotgun sequence includes:
- the STRN4 gene encoding striatin-4 isoform X1, which produces MMEERAAAAVAAAASSCRPLGSGAGPGPTGAAPPSAPAPGPGPSGKGGGGGGSPGPTAGPEPLSLPGILHFIQHEWARFEAEKARWEAERAELQAQVAFLQGERKGQENLKTDLVRRIKMLEYALKQERAKYHKLKFGTDLNPGEKKSEPAEQVSNGPVESVTLENSPLVWKEGRQLLRQYLEEVGYTDTILDMRSKRVRSLLGRSLELNGAVEPSEGGPRATPGPGGLSGSESLLVKQIEEQIKRNAAGKDSKERLSGSVLEQIPFLQNCEDEDSDEDDELDSVQHKKQRVKLPPKALVPEMEDEDEEDDSEDAINEFDFLGSGEEGEGSPDPRRCTGEGTHHELESRRVKLQGILADLRDVDGLPPKVTGPPPGTPQPRPHEGSFGFSSDVFIMDTIGGGEVSLGDLADLTVTNDNDLSCDLSDSKDAFKKTWNPKFTLRSHYDGVRSLAFHHSQSALLTASEDGTLKLWNLQKAVTAKKNAALDVEPIHAFRAHRGPVLAVAVGSNSECCYSGGADARIHSWKIPDLNMDPYDGYDPSVLSHVLEGHGDAVWGLAFSPASQRLASCSADGTIRIWDPSSSPACLCTFLTASDHGIPTSVAFTSTEPAHIVASFCSGDTVLYDLEAGSALLSLESRGSSGPTQINQVVSHPNQPLTITAHDDRGIRFLDSRTGKSVHSMVAHLDAVTCLAVDPNGVFLMSGSHDCSLRLWSLDNKTCVQEITAHRKKHEEAIHAVACHPSKALIASAGADALAKVFV; this is translated from the exons ATGATGGAGGAGCGAGCGGCCGCCGCggtcgccgccgccgcctcctcctgcCGCCCGCTGGGCTCCGGTGCGGGCCCCGGCCCGACGGGGGCAGCCccgccctctgcccctgccccggggCCCGGCCCGTCTGGTAAgggaggcggcggcggaggcAGCCCCGGGCCTACGGCGGGGCCCGAGCCCCTGAGCCTGCCCGGGATCCTGCACTTTATCCAGCACGAGTGGGCGCGCTTCGAAGCGGAGAAGGCCCGCTGGGAGGCCGAGCGCGCCGAGCTGCAG GCTCAGGTGGCTTTCCtccagggagaaaggaaagggcaaGAGAATCTCAAGACAGACCTGGTGCGGCGGATCAAGATGTTGGAATATGCGCTGAAGCAGGAAAG GGCCAAATACCATAAATTGAAGTTTGGGACGGACCTGAACCCAGGGGAGAAGAAATCAGAACCAGCAGAACAAG TCTCCAATGGCCCTGTGGAGTCGGTCACCCTGGAGAACAGCCCACTGGTGTGGAAGGAGGGGCGGCAGCTTCTCCGGCA ATACCTGGAAGAGGTGGGCTACACGGACACCATCCTGGACATGCGGTCCAAACGCGTGCGCTCCCTCCTGGGCCGCTCGCTGGAGCTCAACGGGGCCGTGGAGCCCAGCGAAGGGGGCCCCAGGGCCACGCCAGGCCCTGGGGGGCTCAGCGGCAGTGAGTCGCTGCTGGTGAAACAGATCGAAGAGCAGATCAAGAG GAACGCGGCAGGCAAAGACAGCAAAGAGCGCCTGAGCGGCTCGGTGCTGGAGCAGATCCCCTTCCTGCAGAACTGTGAGGACGAGGACAGCGACGAGGATGATGAGCTGGACAGCGTGCAGCACAAGAAGCAGCGCGTGAAG CTGCCCCCCAAGGCCCTGGTGCCCGAGATGGAGGATGAGGACGAGGAGGATGACTCTGAGGATGCCATCAATGAGTTCGATTTCTTGGGctcaggagaggagggggagggctcCCCGGACCCTCGACGATGCACTGGAGAGGGGACCCACCACGAGCTGG AAAGCCGGCGGGTCAAACTCCAGGGCATTTTGGCCGACCTCCGGGATGTGGACGGGCTGCCCCCTAAAGTGACTGGTCCCCCTCCTGGCACACCCCAGCCCCGGCCACACGAAG GTTCCTTTGGCTTCTCCTCAGACGTTTTCATCATGGACACTATCGGGGGCGGGGAGGTGAGCCTGGGGGACTTGGCAGATCTCACCGTCACCAACGACAACGACCTCAGCTGTGAT ctctctgaCAGCAAAGATGCCTTTAAGAAGACGTGGAACCCCAAATTCACCCTCCGCTCACACTACGACGGCGTGCGCTCCCTGGCTTTCCACCACAGCCAGTCTGCCTTGCTCACCGCCTCTGAGGACGGCACGCTCAAGCTCTGGAACCTGCAGAAGGCTGTCACAGCCAAGAA GAATGCTGCGCTAGATGTGGAACCTATCCACGCCTTCCGGGCTCACAG GGGCCCCGTGTTGGCAGTAGCCGTGGGCAGCAACAGTGAATGCTGTTACAGCGGCGGGGCTGACGCCCGCATCCACAGCTGGAAGATTCCAGACCTCAACATGGACCCCTACGACGGTTATG ACCCGAGCGTGCTGAGCCATGTCCTGGAGGGCCATGGGGACGCTGTATGGGGCCTGGCCTTCAGTCCCGCCTCCCAGCGCCTGGCCTCCTGCTCTGCCGACGGCACCATCCGTATCTGGGATCCCAGCAGCAGCCCAGCCTGCCTCTGTACCTTCCTCACAGCCAGCG ATCATGGGATCCCCACCTCAGTGGCCTTCACCAGCACCGAGCCTGCCCACATTGTGGCCTCCTTCTGCTCCGGCGACACTGTCTTGTATGACCTGGAGGCTGGCAGCGCTCTCCTCTCGCTGGAATCCCGGGGGAGCAGCG GCCCAACCCAGATCAACCAGGTGGTGAGTCACCCGAACCAGCCCCTCACCATCACCGCCCACGACGACAGAGGCATCCGCTTCCTGGACAGCCGGACAG GGAAATCTGTGCACTCCATGGTAGCCCACCTGGACGCGGTCACCTGCCTCGCCGTGGACCCCAACGGCGTGTTCCTGATGTCGGGAA GCCACGACTGTTCCCTGCGTCTGTGGAGCCTGGACAACAAAACGTGCGTGCAGGAGATCACAGCCCACCGCAAGAAGCACGAGGAGGCTATCCACGCTGTCGCGTGCCACCCCAGCAAGGCCCTCATTGCCAGCGCTGGCGCCGACGCCCTGGCCAAGGTCTTCGTATGA
- the STRN4 gene encoding striatin-4 isoform X3: protein MMEERAGGGGSPGPTAGPEPLSLPGILHFIQHEWARFEAEKARWEAERAELQAQVAFLQGERKGQENLKTDLVRRIKMLEYALKQERAKYHKLKFGTDLNPGEKKSEPAEQVSNGPVESVTLENSPLVWKEGRQLLRQYLEEVGYTDTILDMRSKRVRSLLGRSLELNGAVEPSEGGPRATPGPGGLSGSESLLVKQIEEQIKRNAAGKDSKERLSGSVLEQIPFLQNCEDEDSDEDDELDSVQHKKQRVKLPPKALVPEMEDEDEEDDSEDAINEFDFLGSGEEGEGSPDPRRCTGEGTHHELESRRVKLQGILADLRDVDGLPPKVTGPPPGTPQPRPHEGSFGFSSDVFIMDTIGGGEVSLGDLADLTVTNDNDLSCDLSDSKDAFKKTWNPKFTLRSHYDGVRSLAFHHSQSALLTASEDGTLKLWNLQKAVTAKKNAALDVEPIHAFRAHRGPVLAVAVGSNSECCYSGGADARIHSWKIPDLNMDPYDGYDPSVLSHVLEGHGDAVWGLAFSPASQRLASCSADGTIRIWDPSSSPACLCTFLTASDHGIPTSVAFTSTEPAHIVASFCSGDTVLYDLEAGSALLSLESRGSSGPTQINQVVSHPNQPLTITAHDDRGIRFLDSRTGKSVHSMVAHLDAVTCLAVDPNGVFLMSGSHDCSLRLWSLDNKTCVQEITAHRKKHEEAIHAVACHPSKALIASAGADALAKVFV, encoded by the exons ATGATGGAGGAGCGAGCG ggcggcggaggcAGCCCCGGGCCTACGGCGGGGCCCGAGCCCCTGAGCCTGCCCGGGATCCTGCACTTTATCCAGCACGAGTGGGCGCGCTTCGAAGCGGAGAAGGCCCGCTGGGAGGCCGAGCGCGCCGAGCTGCAG GCTCAGGTGGCTTTCCtccagggagaaaggaaagggcaaGAGAATCTCAAGACAGACCTGGTGCGGCGGATCAAGATGTTGGAATATGCGCTGAAGCAGGAAAG GGCCAAATACCATAAATTGAAGTTTGGGACGGACCTGAACCCAGGGGAGAAGAAATCAGAACCAGCAGAACAAG TCTCCAATGGCCCTGTGGAGTCGGTCACCCTGGAGAACAGCCCACTGGTGTGGAAGGAGGGGCGGCAGCTTCTCCGGCA ATACCTGGAAGAGGTGGGCTACACGGACACCATCCTGGACATGCGGTCCAAACGCGTGCGCTCCCTCCTGGGCCGCTCGCTGGAGCTCAACGGGGCCGTGGAGCCCAGCGAAGGGGGCCCCAGGGCCACGCCAGGCCCTGGGGGGCTCAGCGGCAGTGAGTCGCTGCTGGTGAAACAGATCGAAGAGCAGATCAAGAG GAACGCGGCAGGCAAAGACAGCAAAGAGCGCCTGAGCGGCTCGGTGCTGGAGCAGATCCCCTTCCTGCAGAACTGTGAGGACGAGGACAGCGACGAGGATGATGAGCTGGACAGCGTGCAGCACAAGAAGCAGCGCGTGAAG CTGCCCCCCAAGGCCCTGGTGCCCGAGATGGAGGATGAGGACGAGGAGGATGACTCTGAGGATGCCATCAATGAGTTCGATTTCTTGGGctcaggagaggagggggagggctcCCCGGACCCTCGACGATGCACTGGAGAGGGGACCCACCACGAGCTGG AAAGCCGGCGGGTCAAACTCCAGGGCATTTTGGCCGACCTCCGGGATGTGGACGGGCTGCCCCCTAAAGTGACTGGTCCCCCTCCTGGCACACCCCAGCCCCGGCCACACGAAG GTTCCTTTGGCTTCTCCTCAGACGTTTTCATCATGGACACTATCGGGGGCGGGGAGGTGAGCCTGGGGGACTTGGCAGATCTCACCGTCACCAACGACAACGACCTCAGCTGTGAT ctctctgaCAGCAAAGATGCCTTTAAGAAGACGTGGAACCCCAAATTCACCCTCCGCTCACACTACGACGGCGTGCGCTCCCTGGCTTTCCACCACAGCCAGTCTGCCTTGCTCACCGCCTCTGAGGACGGCACGCTCAAGCTCTGGAACCTGCAGAAGGCTGTCACAGCCAAGAA GAATGCTGCGCTAGATGTGGAACCTATCCACGCCTTCCGGGCTCACAG GGGCCCCGTGTTGGCAGTAGCCGTGGGCAGCAACAGTGAATGCTGTTACAGCGGCGGGGCTGACGCCCGCATCCACAGCTGGAAGATTCCAGACCTCAACATGGACCCCTACGACGGTTATG ACCCGAGCGTGCTGAGCCATGTCCTGGAGGGCCATGGGGACGCTGTATGGGGCCTGGCCTTCAGTCCCGCCTCCCAGCGCCTGGCCTCCTGCTCTGCCGACGGCACCATCCGTATCTGGGATCCCAGCAGCAGCCCAGCCTGCCTCTGTACCTTCCTCACAGCCAGCG ATCATGGGATCCCCACCTCAGTGGCCTTCACCAGCACCGAGCCTGCCCACATTGTGGCCTCCTTCTGCTCCGGCGACACTGTCTTGTATGACCTGGAGGCTGGCAGCGCTCTCCTCTCGCTGGAATCCCGGGGGAGCAGCG GCCCAACCCAGATCAACCAGGTGGTGAGTCACCCGAACCAGCCCCTCACCATCACCGCCCACGACGACAGAGGCATCCGCTTCCTGGACAGCCGGACAG GGAAATCTGTGCACTCCATGGTAGCCCACCTGGACGCGGTCACCTGCCTCGCCGTGGACCCCAACGGCGTGTTCCTGATGTCGGGAA GCCACGACTGTTCCCTGCGTCTGTGGAGCCTGGACAACAAAACGTGCGTGCAGGAGATCACAGCCCACCGCAAGAAGCACGAGGAGGCTATCCACGCTGTCGCGTGCCACCCCAGCAAGGCCCTCATTGCCAGCGCTGGCGCCGACGCCCTGGCCAAGGTCTTCGTATGA
- the STRN4 gene encoding striatin-4 isoform X2 — MMEERAAAAVAAAASSCRPLGSGAGPGPTGAAPPSAPAPGPGPSGKGGGGGGSPGPTAGPEPLSLPGILHFIQHEWARFEAEKARWEAERAELQAQVAFLQGERKGQENLKTDLVRRIKMLEYALKQERAKYHKLKFGTDLNPGEKKSEPAEQVSNGPVESVTLENSPLVWKEGRQLLRQYLEEVGYTDTILDMRSKRVRSLLGRSLELNGAVEPSEGGPRATPGPGGLSGSESLLVKQIEEQIKRNAAGKDSKERLSGSVLEQIPFLQNCEDEDSDEDDELDSVQHKKQRVKLPPKALVPEMEDEDEEDDSEDAINEFDFLGSGEEGEGSPDPRRCTGEGTHHELESRRVKLQGILADLRDVDGLPPKVTGPPPGTPQPRPHEDVFIMDTIGGGEVSLGDLADLTVTNDNDLSCDLSDSKDAFKKTWNPKFTLRSHYDGVRSLAFHHSQSALLTASEDGTLKLWNLQKAVTAKKNAALDVEPIHAFRAHRGPVLAVAVGSNSECCYSGGADARIHSWKIPDLNMDPYDGYDPSVLSHVLEGHGDAVWGLAFSPASQRLASCSADGTIRIWDPSSSPACLCTFLTASDHGIPTSVAFTSTEPAHIVASFCSGDTVLYDLEAGSALLSLESRGSSGPTQINQVVSHPNQPLTITAHDDRGIRFLDSRTGKSVHSMVAHLDAVTCLAVDPNGVFLMSGSHDCSLRLWSLDNKTCVQEITAHRKKHEEAIHAVACHPSKALIASAGADALAKVFV, encoded by the exons ATGATGGAGGAGCGAGCGGCCGCCGCggtcgccgccgccgcctcctcctgcCGCCCGCTGGGCTCCGGTGCGGGCCCCGGCCCGACGGGGGCAGCCccgccctctgcccctgccccggggCCCGGCCCGTCTGGTAAgggaggcggcggcggaggcAGCCCCGGGCCTACGGCGGGGCCCGAGCCCCTGAGCCTGCCCGGGATCCTGCACTTTATCCAGCACGAGTGGGCGCGCTTCGAAGCGGAGAAGGCCCGCTGGGAGGCCGAGCGCGCCGAGCTGCAG GCTCAGGTGGCTTTCCtccagggagaaaggaaagggcaaGAGAATCTCAAGACAGACCTGGTGCGGCGGATCAAGATGTTGGAATATGCGCTGAAGCAGGAAAG GGCCAAATACCATAAATTGAAGTTTGGGACGGACCTGAACCCAGGGGAGAAGAAATCAGAACCAGCAGAACAAG TCTCCAATGGCCCTGTGGAGTCGGTCACCCTGGAGAACAGCCCACTGGTGTGGAAGGAGGGGCGGCAGCTTCTCCGGCA ATACCTGGAAGAGGTGGGCTACACGGACACCATCCTGGACATGCGGTCCAAACGCGTGCGCTCCCTCCTGGGCCGCTCGCTGGAGCTCAACGGGGCCGTGGAGCCCAGCGAAGGGGGCCCCAGGGCCACGCCAGGCCCTGGGGGGCTCAGCGGCAGTGAGTCGCTGCTGGTGAAACAGATCGAAGAGCAGATCAAGAG GAACGCGGCAGGCAAAGACAGCAAAGAGCGCCTGAGCGGCTCGGTGCTGGAGCAGATCCCCTTCCTGCAGAACTGTGAGGACGAGGACAGCGACGAGGATGATGAGCTGGACAGCGTGCAGCACAAGAAGCAGCGCGTGAAG CTGCCCCCCAAGGCCCTGGTGCCCGAGATGGAGGATGAGGACGAGGAGGATGACTCTGAGGATGCCATCAATGAGTTCGATTTCTTGGGctcaggagaggagggggagggctcCCCGGACCCTCGACGATGCACTGGAGAGGGGACCCACCACGAGCTGG AAAGCCGGCGGGTCAAACTCCAGGGCATTTTGGCCGACCTCCGGGATGTGGACGGGCTGCCCCCTAAAGTGACTGGTCCCCCTCCTGGCACACCCCAGCCCCGGCCACACGAAG ACGTTTTCATCATGGACACTATCGGGGGCGGGGAGGTGAGCCTGGGGGACTTGGCAGATCTCACCGTCACCAACGACAACGACCTCAGCTGTGAT ctctctgaCAGCAAAGATGCCTTTAAGAAGACGTGGAACCCCAAATTCACCCTCCGCTCACACTACGACGGCGTGCGCTCCCTGGCTTTCCACCACAGCCAGTCTGCCTTGCTCACCGCCTCTGAGGACGGCACGCTCAAGCTCTGGAACCTGCAGAAGGCTGTCACAGCCAAGAA GAATGCTGCGCTAGATGTGGAACCTATCCACGCCTTCCGGGCTCACAG GGGCCCCGTGTTGGCAGTAGCCGTGGGCAGCAACAGTGAATGCTGTTACAGCGGCGGGGCTGACGCCCGCATCCACAGCTGGAAGATTCCAGACCTCAACATGGACCCCTACGACGGTTATG ACCCGAGCGTGCTGAGCCATGTCCTGGAGGGCCATGGGGACGCTGTATGGGGCCTGGCCTTCAGTCCCGCCTCCCAGCGCCTGGCCTCCTGCTCTGCCGACGGCACCATCCGTATCTGGGATCCCAGCAGCAGCCCAGCCTGCCTCTGTACCTTCCTCACAGCCAGCG ATCATGGGATCCCCACCTCAGTGGCCTTCACCAGCACCGAGCCTGCCCACATTGTGGCCTCCTTCTGCTCCGGCGACACTGTCTTGTATGACCTGGAGGCTGGCAGCGCTCTCCTCTCGCTGGAATCCCGGGGGAGCAGCG GCCCAACCCAGATCAACCAGGTGGTGAGTCACCCGAACCAGCCCCTCACCATCACCGCCCACGACGACAGAGGCATCCGCTTCCTGGACAGCCGGACAG GGAAATCTGTGCACTCCATGGTAGCCCACCTGGACGCGGTCACCTGCCTCGCCGTGGACCCCAACGGCGTGTTCCTGATGTCGGGAA GCCACGACTGTTCCCTGCGTCTGTGGAGCCTGGACAACAAAACGTGCGTGCAGGAGATCACAGCCCACCGCAAGAAGCACGAGGAGGCTATCCACGCTGTCGCGTGCCACCCCAGCAAGGCCCTCATTGCCAGCGCTGGCGCCGACGCCCTGGCCAAGGTCTTCGTATGA
- the STRN4 gene encoding striatin-4 isoform X4, whose amino-acid sequence MQQAQVAFLQGERKGQENLKTDLVRRIKMLEYALKQERAKYHKLKFGTDLNPGEKKSEPAEQVSNGPVESVTLENSPLVWKEGRQLLRQYLEEVGYTDTILDMRSKRVRSLLGRSLELNGAVEPSEGGPRATPGPGGLSGSESLLVKQIEEQIKRNAAGKDSKERLSGSVLEQIPFLQNCEDEDSDEDDELDSVQHKKQRVKLPPKALVPEMEDEDEEDDSEDAINEFDFLGSGEEGEGSPDPRRCTGEGTHHELESRRVKLQGILADLRDVDGLPPKVTGPPPGTPQPRPHEGSFGFSSDVFIMDTIGGGEVSLGDLADLTVTNDNDLSCDLSDSKDAFKKTWNPKFTLRSHYDGVRSLAFHHSQSALLTASEDGTLKLWNLQKAVTAKKNAALDVEPIHAFRAHRGPVLAVAVGSNSECCYSGGADARIHSWKIPDLNMDPYDGYDPSVLSHVLEGHGDAVWGLAFSPASQRLASCSADGTIRIWDPSSSPACLCTFLTASDHGIPTSVAFTSTEPAHIVASFCSGDTVLYDLEAGSALLSLESRGSSGPTQINQVVSHPNQPLTITAHDDRGIRFLDSRTGKSVHSMVAHLDAVTCLAVDPNGVFLMSGSHDCSLRLWSLDNKTCVQEITAHRKKHEEAIHAVACHPSKALIASAGADALAKVFV is encoded by the exons ATGCAGCAA GCTCAGGTGGCTTTCCtccagggagaaaggaaagggcaaGAGAATCTCAAGACAGACCTGGTGCGGCGGATCAAGATGTTGGAATATGCGCTGAAGCAGGAAAG GGCCAAATACCATAAATTGAAGTTTGGGACGGACCTGAACCCAGGGGAGAAGAAATCAGAACCAGCAGAACAAG TCTCCAATGGCCCTGTGGAGTCGGTCACCCTGGAGAACAGCCCACTGGTGTGGAAGGAGGGGCGGCAGCTTCTCCGGCA ATACCTGGAAGAGGTGGGCTACACGGACACCATCCTGGACATGCGGTCCAAACGCGTGCGCTCCCTCCTGGGCCGCTCGCTGGAGCTCAACGGGGCCGTGGAGCCCAGCGAAGGGGGCCCCAGGGCCACGCCAGGCCCTGGGGGGCTCAGCGGCAGTGAGTCGCTGCTGGTGAAACAGATCGAAGAGCAGATCAAGAG GAACGCGGCAGGCAAAGACAGCAAAGAGCGCCTGAGCGGCTCGGTGCTGGAGCAGATCCCCTTCCTGCAGAACTGTGAGGACGAGGACAGCGACGAGGATGATGAGCTGGACAGCGTGCAGCACAAGAAGCAGCGCGTGAAG CTGCCCCCCAAGGCCCTGGTGCCCGAGATGGAGGATGAGGACGAGGAGGATGACTCTGAGGATGCCATCAATGAGTTCGATTTCTTGGGctcaggagaggagggggagggctcCCCGGACCCTCGACGATGCACTGGAGAGGGGACCCACCACGAGCTGG AAAGCCGGCGGGTCAAACTCCAGGGCATTTTGGCCGACCTCCGGGATGTGGACGGGCTGCCCCCTAAAGTGACTGGTCCCCCTCCTGGCACACCCCAGCCCCGGCCACACGAAG GTTCCTTTGGCTTCTCCTCAGACGTTTTCATCATGGACACTATCGGGGGCGGGGAGGTGAGCCTGGGGGACTTGGCAGATCTCACCGTCACCAACGACAACGACCTCAGCTGTGAT ctctctgaCAGCAAAGATGCCTTTAAGAAGACGTGGAACCCCAAATTCACCCTCCGCTCACACTACGACGGCGTGCGCTCCCTGGCTTTCCACCACAGCCAGTCTGCCTTGCTCACCGCCTCTGAGGACGGCACGCTCAAGCTCTGGAACCTGCAGAAGGCTGTCACAGCCAAGAA GAATGCTGCGCTAGATGTGGAACCTATCCACGCCTTCCGGGCTCACAG GGGCCCCGTGTTGGCAGTAGCCGTGGGCAGCAACAGTGAATGCTGTTACAGCGGCGGGGCTGACGCCCGCATCCACAGCTGGAAGATTCCAGACCTCAACATGGACCCCTACGACGGTTATG ACCCGAGCGTGCTGAGCCATGTCCTGGAGGGCCATGGGGACGCTGTATGGGGCCTGGCCTTCAGTCCCGCCTCCCAGCGCCTGGCCTCCTGCTCTGCCGACGGCACCATCCGTATCTGGGATCCCAGCAGCAGCCCAGCCTGCCTCTGTACCTTCCTCACAGCCAGCG ATCATGGGATCCCCACCTCAGTGGCCTTCACCAGCACCGAGCCTGCCCACATTGTGGCCTCCTTCTGCTCCGGCGACACTGTCTTGTATGACCTGGAGGCTGGCAGCGCTCTCCTCTCGCTGGAATCCCGGGGGAGCAGCG GCCCAACCCAGATCAACCAGGTGGTGAGTCACCCGAACCAGCCCCTCACCATCACCGCCCACGACGACAGAGGCATCCGCTTCCTGGACAGCCGGACAG GGAAATCTGTGCACTCCATGGTAGCCCACCTGGACGCGGTCACCTGCCTCGCCGTGGACCCCAACGGCGTGTTCCTGATGTCGGGAA GCCACGACTGTTCCCTGCGTCTGTGGAGCCTGGACAACAAAACGTGCGTGCAGGAGATCACAGCCCACCGCAAGAAGCACGAGGAGGCTATCCACGCTGTCGCGTGCCACCCCAGCAAGGCCCTCATTGCCAGCGCTGGCGCCGACGCCCTGGCCAAGGTCTTCGTATGA